In a genomic window of Chroicocephalus ridibundus chromosome 18, bChrRid1.1, whole genome shotgun sequence:
- the DCPS gene encoding m7GpppX diphosphatase isoform X2, producing MPPPLSPWWPKRPRVMPPPPRWPKRPRWGTETSSSRSPLLITQTLSSAVFARVTGPSGEGTDAVVILEKTPFQEEKVSDLLKKHMKLELRMRNDIYSTYHLYPPPELSEIKTTVVYPATEKHLQKYLRQEVHLIRETWEDYKNITLPFIQSQSFSIQWVYNILEKKAEADRIIHENPDPSDGFVLVPDLKWNQSQLDDLYLIALVHRREVKSLRDLTAEHLPLLRNVLQEGKEAIAKRFGVPASQLRIYLHYQPSYYHLHVHFTALGYDAPGSSVERAHLLADVIDNLAADSTYYQKRALTFALRADELLFKKFQEAGKV from the exons ATGCCGCCGCCGCTGTCGCCCTGGTGGCCAAAACGCCCGCGGGTgatgccgccgccgccccggtgGCCAAAACGCCCTCGGTGGGGGACAGAGACATCCTCCAGCAGGTCCCCGCTGCTCATCACGCAAACACTAAGCTCCGCCGTCTTTGCACGG GTGACGGGCCCCTCTGGAGAGGGGACAGATGCTGTAGTCATCCTGGAAAAGACTCCTTTCCAGGAGGAGAAGGTATCGGACCTGCTGAAGAAGCACATGAAGCTGGAGCTGCGGATGCGCAATGACATTTACAGCACGTACCACCTCTATCCTCCCCCGGAGCTGAGCG AGATAAAAACCACGGTGGTGTACCCTGCTACGGAGAAACACCTTCAGAAGTACCTCCGCCAAGAAGTGCACCTCATCCGTGAAAcctgggaggattacaagaacaTAACGCTGCCCTTCATCCAGTCCCAGAGCTTCAGCATCCAG TGGGTGTACAATATCCTGGAGAAGAAAGCTGAGGCTGATCGAATCATCCATGAAAACCCGGATCCTTCCGATGGATTTGTTCTAGTTCCAGATCTTAAGTGGAATCAAAGCCAG ctggatgacCTTTACCTGATAGCCCTCGTTCACCGCCGAGAGGTCAAGTCGCTTCGGGACCTCACCGCCGAGCACCTCCCGCTGCTGAGGAACGTCTTGCAAGAAGGCAAG GAGGCCATAGCGAAGCGCTTCGGCGTGCCCGCGTCCCAGCTGCGAATCTACCTGCATTACCAACCCTCCTACTACCACCTGCACGTGCATTTCACCGCCCTGGGCTACGACGCGCCGGGCAGCTCCGTGGAGAGAGCCCATCTCCTGGCAGACGTGATTGACAACCTGGCCGCGGACTCCACGTACTACCAGAAACGGGCTCTGACCTTCGCCCTTCGGGCTGATGAACTTCTGTTTAAGAAATTCCAGGAGGCAGGAAAAGTGTGA
- the DCPS gene encoding m7GpppX diphosphatase isoform X1 produces the protein MADGPRPKRKREEEEEAAGTETHDGAAAPFPLAGLRLRRVLRESAREKAVFLHGEVTGPSGEGTDAVVILEKTPFQEEKVSDLLKKHMKLELRMRNDIYSTYHLYPPPELSEIKTTVVYPATEKHLQKYLRQEVHLIRETWEDYKNITLPFIQSQSFSIQWVYNILEKKAEADRIIHENPDPSDGFVLVPDLKWNQSQLDDLYLIALVHRREVKSLRDLTAEHLPLLRNVLQEGKEAIAKRFGVPASQLRIYLHYQPSYYHLHVHFTALGYDAPGSSVERAHLLADVIDNLAADSTYYQKRALTFALRADELLFKKFQEAGKV, from the exons ATGGCGGACGGCCCGCGGCCGAAGAGaaagcgggaggaggaggaggaggcggccggcACCGAGACCCACGATGGGGCCGCCGCTCCCTTCCCGCTGGCGGGCCTACGCCTGCGGCGTGTGCTGCGGGAGTCGGCGCGGGAGAAGGCCGTGTTCCTGCACGGGGAG GTGACGGGCCCCTCTGGAGAGGGGACAGATGCTGTAGTCATCCTGGAAAAGACTCCTTTCCAGGAGGAGAAGGTATCGGACCTGCTGAAGAAGCACATGAAGCTGGAGCTGCGGATGCGCAATGACATTTACAGCACGTACCACCTCTATCCTCCCCCGGAGCTGAGCG AGATAAAAACCACGGTGGTGTACCCTGCTACGGAGAAACACCTTCAGAAGTACCTCCGCCAAGAAGTGCACCTCATCCGTGAAAcctgggaggattacaagaacaTAACGCTGCCCTTCATCCAGTCCCAGAGCTTCAGCATCCAG TGGGTGTACAATATCCTGGAGAAGAAAGCTGAGGCTGATCGAATCATCCATGAAAACCCGGATCCTTCCGATGGATTTGTTCTAGTTCCAGATCTTAAGTGGAATCAAAGCCAG ctggatgacCTTTACCTGATAGCCCTCGTTCACCGCCGAGAGGTCAAGTCGCTTCGGGACCTCACCGCCGAGCACCTCCCGCTGCTGAGGAACGTCTTGCAAGAAGGCAAG GAGGCCATAGCGAAGCGCTTCGGCGTGCCCGCGTCCCAGCTGCGAATCTACCTGCATTACCAACCCTCCTACTACCACCTGCACGTGCATTTCACCGCCCTGGGCTACGACGCGCCGGGCAGCTCCGTGGAGAGAGCCCATCTCCTGGCAGACGTGATTGACAACCTGGCCGCGGACTCCACGTACTACCAGAAACGGGCTCTGACCTTCGCCCTTCGGGCTGATGAACTTCTGTTTAAGAAATTCCAGGAGGCAGGAAAAGTGTGA
- the TIRAP gene encoding toll/interleukin-1 receptor domain-containing adapter protein has translation MAGWFRRLLHKPKPSSVESSLNSSCSASSSPSSSSAESSGSSPSTSLAGSVCPSPISVSDINASGSARWTKSYDVCICHSEVDLELVEELVSYLEGQPESFRCFLQLRDATPGSAVVTELCDAVQNSHCWVMLITPSFLRDPWCKYQMHQALAEAPMANGRTIPVVKDVDRKDYPRELRSLYYIYMAVKEKSFKQIRDTVVRYLQELCQSSSSGMD, from the exons ATGGCCG GCTGGTTTAGGCGTCTCCTGCACAAGCCCAAGCCCAGCTCGGTGGAAAGCAGCCTCAACTCTAGCTGCTCTGCTTCATCCTcaccttcctcatcctctgcGGAGAGCTccggctcctctcccagcacaaGCCTGGCTGGATCCGTCTGTCCGTCACCCATCTCAGTGTCGGACATCAACGCCTCGGGCAGCGCCCGGTGGACCAAGAGCTACGATGTCTGCATCTGCCACAGCGAGGTGGACCTGGagctggtggaggagctggtgtcCTACCTGGAGGGGCAACCCGAAAGCTTCCGTTGCTTCCTCCAGCTGCGGGACGCGACGCCGGGAAGCGCGGTGGTGACAGAGCTATGCGACGCCGTGCAAAACAGCCACTGCTGGGTCATGCTCATCACCCCCAGCTTCCTCCGGGACCCTTGGTGCAAGTACCAGATGCACCAGGCGTTGGCCGAAGCTCCAATGGCCAACGGGCGCACCATCCCGGTGGTGAAGGATGTGGATCGGAAGGATTATCCCAGGGAGCTGCGCAGCCTCTACTACATCTACATGGCGGTGAAGGAGAAGAGCTTCAAGCAGATCAGAGACACTGTTGTGCGCT ACCTCCAGGAGCTGTGCCAGAGCTCCAGCAGCGGGATGGACTAG
- the LOC134524874 gene encoding cryptochrome-2-like isoform X2, with product MQHSSIHWFRKGLRLHDNPALLAAATDCCRLHPLFILDPSSSRVGANAWRFLLDALRDLDGRLREMGSRLFVVRGCPEEVFPHLFHAWGTTRLTFEVDTEPSARQRDTAVAKLAAQHGVEVVREVSHTLYDTERILALNDGKAPLTYKRLQSLLASLGPPEKPAPALMQEHLRGCCTPCQVSHDIDYGVPTLEELGQDPTKVGPHLYPGGETAALARLDVHMERTAWVCGFKKPETEPTSLSPSTTVLSPYLKFGCLSVRTFWWRLDEVYQGRKHSQPPVSLHGQLLWREFFYTASASIPNFDRMVGNPVCLQVDWDDNPQHLRAWREGQTGYPFIDAIMTQLRSEGWIHHLARHAVACFLTRGDLWVSWEEGLKVFEELLLDADWSLNAGNWLWLSGSAFFHRYFHVYSPIAFGKKTDRDGAYIRKYLPILKDFPAEYIYEPWKAPRSVQERAGCLVGTHYPRPIVEHRAASERNMGRMKAARGQRGTKREPPAGPSSAKSQRKKPKVEQR from the exons ATGCAGCACAGCTCCATCCACTGGTTTCGGAAAGGTCTCCGGCTGCACGACAACCCAGCGCTGCTGGCGGCAGCTACCGACTGCTGCCGCCTTCATCCCCTCTTCATCCTCGACCCCTCCAGTAGCCGGGTGGGCGCTAACGCCTGGCGGTTCCTCCTCGATGCTCTGCGGGACTTGGATGGGAGACTGCGGGAAATGGGCTCCAG GCTGTTCGTGGTGCGGGGCTGCCCGGAGGAGGTGTTCCCCCATCTCTTCCATGCCTGGGGGACGACACGGTTGACCTTCGAGGTGGACACCGAACCCTCCGCCCGCCAGCGCGACACCGCTGTGGCCAAGCTGGCGGCCCAGCACGGCGTGGAGGTGGTCCGGGAGGTGTCCCATACCCTCTACGACACTGAAAG aATCCTCGCGTTGAACGATGGCAAAGCTCCCCTGACCTACAAGCGCCTGCAGAGCCTCCTGGCGTCCCTCGGACCCCCCGAGAAGCCAGCCCCGGCGCTCATGCAGGAACATCTCCGAG gctgctgcaccCCGTGCCAGGTCAGCCATGACATCGACTATGGGGTCCCCACCTTGGAGGAGCTGGGCCAGGACCCCACCAAGGTGGGTCCTCACCTCTACCCCGGCGGGGAGACAGCGGCGCTCGCCCGGCTCGATGTGCACATGGAGAGGACG GCCTGGGTGTGTGGCTTCAAGAAGCCCGAGACGGAGCCCACCTCGCTGAGCCCCAGCACCACCGTCCTCAGCCCCTACCTCAAATTCGGCTGCCTGTCGGTTCGCACCTTCTGGTGGCGGCTGGACGAGGTCTACCAAGGG CGCAAGCACTCCCAGCCCCCCGTCTCCTTGCACGGGCAGCTCCTCTGGAGGGAGTTTTTCTACACCGCCAGTGCCAGCATCCCAAATTTTGACCGGATGGTCGGCAACCCCGTCTGCCTGCAGGTCGACTGGGATGACAACCCCCAGCATCTCCGCGCCTGGAGGGAG GGCCAGACAGGCTACCCCTTCATCGATGCCATCATGACCCAGCTGCGTTCCGAGGGCTGGATCCACCACCTTGCTCGGCACGCCGTTGCCTGCTTCCTCACCCGTGGGGACCTCTGGGTCTCCTGGGAAGAGGGGCTGAAG GTCTTTGAGGAGCTCCTGCTAGATGCAGACTGGTCCCTCAACGCCGGCAACTGGCTGTGGCTGTCAGGAAGTGCCTTCTTCCACCGATATTTCCATGTCTACTCGCCCATCGCATTCGGCAAGAAGACTGATCGGGACGGGGCATACATTCG AAAATACCTTCCCATCCTCAAAGATTTCCCCGCTGAGTACATCTACGAGCCCTGGAAGGCGCCACGGTCCGTGCAGGAGCGGGCAGGCTGCCTGGTGGGCACACACTACCCCCGGCCCATCGTGGAGCACAGAGCGGCAAGCGAGAGGAACATGGGGCGCATGAAGGCAGCCCGTGGACAGAGAG GTACCAAGCGGGAGCCACCAGCCGGCCCTTCGTCAGCCaaatcacaaaggaaaaagcCCAAGGTCGAACAGCGCTGA
- the LOC134524874 gene encoding cryptochrome-2-like isoform X1, translating into MQHSSIHWFRKGLRLHDNPALLAAATDCCRLHPLFILDPSSSRVGANAWRFLLDALRDLDGRLREMGSRLFVVRGCPEEVFPHLFHAWGTTRLTFEVDTEPSARQRDTAVAKLAAQHGVEVVREVSHTLYDTERILALNDGKAPLTYKRLQSLLASLGPPEKPAPALMQEHLRGCCTPCQVSHDIDYGVPTLEELGQDPTKVGPHLYPGGETAALARLDVHMERTAWVCGFKKPETEPTSLSPSTTVLSPYLKFGCLSVRTFWWRLDEVYQGRKHSQPPVSLHGQLLWREFFYTASASIPNFDRMVGNPVCLQVDWDDNPQHLRAWREGQTGYPFIDAIMTQLRSEGWIHHLARHAVACFLTRGDLWVSWEEGLKVFEELLLDADWSLNAGNWLWLSGSAFFHRYFHVYSPIAFGKKTDRDGAYIRKYLPILKDFPAEYIYEPWKAPRSVQERAGCLVGTHYPRPIVEHRAASERNMGRMKAARGQRGNESPQKHQAPSTALLPPRLHSSPPGTKREPPAGPSSAKSQRKKPKVEQR; encoded by the exons ATGCAGCACAGCTCCATCCACTGGTTTCGGAAAGGTCTCCGGCTGCACGACAACCCAGCGCTGCTGGCGGCAGCTACCGACTGCTGCCGCCTTCATCCCCTCTTCATCCTCGACCCCTCCAGTAGCCGGGTGGGCGCTAACGCCTGGCGGTTCCTCCTCGATGCTCTGCGGGACTTGGATGGGAGACTGCGGGAAATGGGCTCCAG GCTGTTCGTGGTGCGGGGCTGCCCGGAGGAGGTGTTCCCCCATCTCTTCCATGCCTGGGGGACGACACGGTTGACCTTCGAGGTGGACACCGAACCCTCCGCCCGCCAGCGCGACACCGCTGTGGCCAAGCTGGCGGCCCAGCACGGCGTGGAGGTGGTCCGGGAGGTGTCCCATACCCTCTACGACACTGAAAG aATCCTCGCGTTGAACGATGGCAAAGCTCCCCTGACCTACAAGCGCCTGCAGAGCCTCCTGGCGTCCCTCGGACCCCCCGAGAAGCCAGCCCCGGCGCTCATGCAGGAACATCTCCGAG gctgctgcaccCCGTGCCAGGTCAGCCATGACATCGACTATGGGGTCCCCACCTTGGAGGAGCTGGGCCAGGACCCCACCAAGGTGGGTCCTCACCTCTACCCCGGCGGGGAGACAGCGGCGCTCGCCCGGCTCGATGTGCACATGGAGAGGACG GCCTGGGTGTGTGGCTTCAAGAAGCCCGAGACGGAGCCCACCTCGCTGAGCCCCAGCACCACCGTCCTCAGCCCCTACCTCAAATTCGGCTGCCTGTCGGTTCGCACCTTCTGGTGGCGGCTGGACGAGGTCTACCAAGGG CGCAAGCACTCCCAGCCCCCCGTCTCCTTGCACGGGCAGCTCCTCTGGAGGGAGTTTTTCTACACCGCCAGTGCCAGCATCCCAAATTTTGACCGGATGGTCGGCAACCCCGTCTGCCTGCAGGTCGACTGGGATGACAACCCCCAGCATCTCCGCGCCTGGAGGGAG GGCCAGACAGGCTACCCCTTCATCGATGCCATCATGACCCAGCTGCGTTCCGAGGGCTGGATCCACCACCTTGCTCGGCACGCCGTTGCCTGCTTCCTCACCCGTGGGGACCTCTGGGTCTCCTGGGAAGAGGGGCTGAAG GTCTTTGAGGAGCTCCTGCTAGATGCAGACTGGTCCCTCAACGCCGGCAACTGGCTGTGGCTGTCAGGAAGTGCCTTCTTCCACCGATATTTCCATGTCTACTCGCCCATCGCATTCGGCAAGAAGACTGATCGGGACGGGGCATACATTCG AAAATACCTTCCCATCCTCAAAGATTTCCCCGCTGAGTACATCTACGAGCCCTGGAAGGCGCCACGGTCCGTGCAGGAGCGGGCAGGCTGCCTGGTGGGCACACACTACCCCCGGCCCATCGTGGAGCACAGAGCGGCAAGCGAGAGGAACATGGGGCGCATGAAGGCAGCCCGTGGACAGAGAGGTAACGAATCCCCCCAAAAGCACCAAGCTCCCTCCACTGCCCTGCTGCCACCCCGGCTGCATTCCTCTCCTCCAGGTACCAAGCGGGAGCCACCAGCCGGCCCTTCGTCAGCCaaatcacaaaggaaaaagcCCAAGGTCGAACAGCGCTGA
- the LOC134524874 gene encoding cryptochrome-2-like isoform X3 has translation MQHSSIHWFRKGLRLHDNPALLAAATDCCRLHPLFILDPSSSRVGANAWRFLLDALRDLDGRLREMGSRLFVVRGCPEEVFPHLFHAWGTTRLTFEVDTEPSARQRDTAVAKLAAQHGVEVVREVSHTLYDTERILALNDGKAPLTYKRLQSLLASLGPPEKPAPALMQEHLRGCCTPCQVSHDIDYGVPTLEELGQDPTKVGPHLYPGGETAALARLDVHMERTAWVCGFKKPETEPTSLSPSTTVLSPYLKFGCLSVRTFWWRLDEVYQGRKHSQPPVSLHGQLLWREFFYTASASIPNFDRMVGNPVCLQVDWDDNPQHLRAWREGQTGYPFIDAIMTQLRSEGWIHHLARHAVACFLTRGDLWVSWEEGLKVFEELLLDADWSLNAGNWLWLSGSAFFHRYFHVYSPIAFGKKTDRDGAYIRFPR, from the exons ATGCAGCACAGCTCCATCCACTGGTTTCGGAAAGGTCTCCGGCTGCACGACAACCCAGCGCTGCTGGCGGCAGCTACCGACTGCTGCCGCCTTCATCCCCTCTTCATCCTCGACCCCTCCAGTAGCCGGGTGGGCGCTAACGCCTGGCGGTTCCTCCTCGATGCTCTGCGGGACTTGGATGGGAGACTGCGGGAAATGGGCTCCAG GCTGTTCGTGGTGCGGGGCTGCCCGGAGGAGGTGTTCCCCCATCTCTTCCATGCCTGGGGGACGACACGGTTGACCTTCGAGGTGGACACCGAACCCTCCGCCCGCCAGCGCGACACCGCTGTGGCCAAGCTGGCGGCCCAGCACGGCGTGGAGGTGGTCCGGGAGGTGTCCCATACCCTCTACGACACTGAAAG aATCCTCGCGTTGAACGATGGCAAAGCTCCCCTGACCTACAAGCGCCTGCAGAGCCTCCTGGCGTCCCTCGGACCCCCCGAGAAGCCAGCCCCGGCGCTCATGCAGGAACATCTCCGAG gctgctgcaccCCGTGCCAGGTCAGCCATGACATCGACTATGGGGTCCCCACCTTGGAGGAGCTGGGCCAGGACCCCACCAAGGTGGGTCCTCACCTCTACCCCGGCGGGGAGACAGCGGCGCTCGCCCGGCTCGATGTGCACATGGAGAGGACG GCCTGGGTGTGTGGCTTCAAGAAGCCCGAGACGGAGCCCACCTCGCTGAGCCCCAGCACCACCGTCCTCAGCCCCTACCTCAAATTCGGCTGCCTGTCGGTTCGCACCTTCTGGTGGCGGCTGGACGAGGTCTACCAAGGG CGCAAGCACTCCCAGCCCCCCGTCTCCTTGCACGGGCAGCTCCTCTGGAGGGAGTTTTTCTACACCGCCAGTGCCAGCATCCCAAATTTTGACCGGATGGTCGGCAACCCCGTCTGCCTGCAGGTCGACTGGGATGACAACCCCCAGCATCTCCGCGCCTGGAGGGAG GGCCAGACAGGCTACCCCTTCATCGATGCCATCATGACCCAGCTGCGTTCCGAGGGCTGGATCCACCACCTTGCTCGGCACGCCGTTGCCTGCTTCCTCACCCGTGGGGACCTCTGGGTCTCCTGGGAAGAGGGGCTGAAG GTCTTTGAGGAGCTCCTGCTAGATGCAGACTGGTCCCTCAACGCCGGCAACTGGCTGTGGCTGTCAGGAAGTGCCTTCTTCCACCGATATTTCCATGTCTACTCGCCCATCGCATTCGGCAAGAAGACTGATCGGGACGGGGCATACATTCG ATTTCCCCGCTGA